In one window of Aceticella autotrophica DNA:
- a CDS encoding nucleotidyltransferase family protein — translation MNALILAGSTGEERLPDKALIKLKGKYMISYVIEALRNSGKIDKIAVIGDKVKLSGIDGVDLLIEQGDSIIDNILIGIKPFKEDKRILILTCDIPMLTKEAVIDFIEQSEASGADLCYPIVKKEDNDRKFPEAKRTYAKIKDGTFTGGNIFYVNPAVIDKCIDAARQFIAYRKKPWKLGKLLGVKILFLFIFRKVTISELEDKVSELFNIKGKAIISSYPEIGNDVDKDEDIEMANKYICA, via the coding sequence ATGAATGCTTTAATTCTTGCAGGGAGTACTGGTGAAGAAAGGCTTCCTGATAAAGCATTAATTAAGTTAAAAGGCAAATATATGATTTCATATGTCATAGAAGCCCTTAGAAATTCCGGCAAAATAGATAAAATAGCTGTTATAGGGGATAAAGTTAAATTATCCGGTATAGATGGTGTTGATTTATTAATAGAACAGGGGGATTCAATAATAGATAATATTCTTATCGGAATTAAACCTTTTAAAGAAGACAAAAGAATATTGATACTTACATGTGATATTCCAATGCTTACAAAAGAAGCAGTAATAGATTTTATAGAACAGTCTGAAGCCTCAGGAGCAGACCTCTGTTATCCAATAGTGAAAAAAGAAGACAACGATAGAAAATTTCCCGAAGCAAAGAGGACATATGCAAAAATAAAAGATGGCACATTTACAGGTGGTAATATATTTTATGTAAATCCTGCTGTTATTGATAAATGCATAGATGCCGCAAGGCAGTTTATAGCATATAGGAAGAAACCTTGGAAACTTGGCAAACTTTTGGGAGTTAAAATACTTTTTCTCTTTATATTCAGGAAAGTAACGATAAGCGAATTGGAAGACAAGGTTTCAGAGCTTTTTAATATAAAAGGAAAAGCGATAATATCATCATATCCTGAGATTGGTAATGATGTTGATAAAGATGAGGATATAGAAATGGCGAATAAATATATATGTGCATAA
- a CDS encoding CLC_0170 family protein, with amino-acid sequence MQIIMFLKQYFTSYLFVTLLTVGIYESMIEPKFLMKKGLDRDSKICRIIGIVYLVIDISAYIFSRFNPL; translated from the coding sequence ATGCAGATAATCATGTTTTTAAAGCAGTATTTTACTTCTTATTTATTTGTAACATTGCTTACAGTAGGAATTTACGAATCCATGATAGAGCCCAAATTCTTAATGAAGAAGGGGCTTGATAGGGATTCAAAAATATGCAGGATAATAGGTATAGTATATCTTGTTATTGATATTTCGGCATATATATTTTCTAGATTTAATCCTTTGTAG
- a CDS encoding spore germination protein, translating to MRIFSNLFGKNDKNKKNTKNNTDEGSNSNEDKVPVKSKIDENLKYIKEKLKDCDDVIYRDIWVGEKQQYKMSLIYVDGLVDKQLINDHVMHSLMLDARQAKPSVEELKGNLYEVIKKATITGGDIKEIDDLDKCITSILSGDTALFFDGYPKIVIISSKGWQMRSVMAPETEMVVRGAREGFTETIRVNTALVRRWIRDPEFKIKQMQIGKRSKTDVAVLYIDDIVNKDLLNEVIKRLKEIVIDGVIESGYIEQLIEEDWHSPFPQILNTERPDKVAASVLEGRIAILVDNSPFALIIPAAFATLFQSPEDYFERWMIASLLRILRFTAALVALLAPALYIAFIEYHPGMIPTKLALYIAATRQGVPFPAFLEALIMEATFELLREAGIRLPVPIGQTIGIVGGLIIGQAAVMAGIVSPLMVIVVAVTAVASFSIPSYSAAIAFRMLRFIFMILAAVFGLYGIMLGLIIVLTHLVVLKSFGQPYLSPFIEINMNDFADTLIRAPFMVLKNRPGSLNTKDKKRLKDLREEKMESIEEDRRESNDKKQ from the coding sequence ATGAGGATTTTCAGCAACTTATTTGGAAAAAATGATAAGAATAAAAAAAATACAAAAAATAATACAGATGAAGGTAGTAATTCAAATGAGGATAAAGTTCCTGTAAAAAGCAAAATAGACGAAAATCTAAAATATATAAAAGAAAAACTAAAAGATTGTGATGATGTAATATACCGGGATATTTGGGTTGGAGAAAAACAGCAGTATAAAATGAGCCTTATTTACGTGGATGGGCTTGTTGATAAACAATTAATAAATGACCATGTTATGCATTCCCTTATGCTTGATGCAAGACAAGCAAAGCCCTCTGTTGAAGAATTAAAAGGCAATCTTTATGAAGTGATAAAAAAAGCGACCATAACAGGCGGGGATATAAAAGAGATAGATGACCTTGACAAATGTATAACATCAATACTTTCTGGGGATACGGCACTTTTCTTTGACGGATACCCCAAGATTGTGATAATTTCAAGCAAAGGCTGGCAAATGAGGTCTGTTATGGCACCTGAAACAGAAATGGTTGTTAGAGGTGCCCGTGAAGGTTTTACTGAAACCATAAGAGTAAACACTGCTCTTGTAAGGAGATGGATAAGAGACCCGGAATTTAAGATTAAGCAGATGCAAATAGGTAAAAGGTCAAAAACAGATGTAGCTGTGCTTTATATAGATGATATTGTTAACAAAGATTTGCTTAATGAGGTAATTAAAAGATTGAAAGAAATTGTTATAGATGGAGTAATAGAAAGTGGATATATAGAACAGCTTATTGAAGAGGATTGGCATTCTCCATTTCCGCAAATATTGAATACAGAAAGACCCGATAAAGTGGCGGCATCAGTATTGGAAGGCAGGATTGCAATACTTGTGGATAATTCCCCGTTTGCACTAATTATTCCAGCAGCCTTTGCGACACTTTTTCAATCACCGGAGGATTATTTTGAAAGATGGATGATAGCGTCCTTATTAAGAATATTAAGATTTACAGCCGCATTAGTTGCATTACTTGCACCGGCATTATATATAGCTTTTATTGAATATCATCCCGGAATGATTCCAACTAAATTAGCGCTTTACATTGCTGCTACAAGGCAAGGAGTTCCTTTTCCGGCTTTTTTAGAGGCATTGATTATGGAGGCTACCTTTGAATTACTGAGAGAAGCAGGTATAAGACTTCCTGTTCCCATAGGGCAGACGATCGGGATCGTTGGAGGTTTAATCATAGGTCAGGCGGCTGTAATGGCAGGAATTGTCAGTCCTCTCATGGTTATTGTAGTTGCAGTAACAGCAGTAGCGTCTTTTTCTATACCGAGCTACAGTGCTGCTATTGCCTTTAGGATGCTAAGATTTATTTTCATGATACTTGCGGCTGTTTTTGGGTTATATGGTATAATGCTGGGACTTATAATAGTTTTAACACATCTTGTGGTTCTTAAAAGCTTTGGACAGCCCTATCTTTCTCCTTTTATAGAAATCAACATGAATGACTTTGCAGATACATTAATAAGGGCTCCTTTTATGGTATTAAAAAATAGACCCGGTTCCCTTAATACTAAAGATAAAAAACGTCTCAAAGATTTACGTGAGGAAAAGATGGAAAGCATTGAAGAGGACAGGAGGGAAAGCAATGATAAAAAACAATGA
- a CDS encoding GerAB/ArcD/ProY family transporter, which translates to MIKNNDKISENQTTILLFTTILGAGILSLSSDVAQSAGPDSLIALLLGGIIALFFARLIGHIASKFPTETFVEYSAKLVTKPVSVIISIILTGYFLIFVSLDLRIFADVSKAYLLNNTPVEIIILTLMFTSGYVVRYGIEPISRMSEILFPIMVIPLLLIFLPSIADVDLSNFLPILRTPPLELLKGILNTTYSFVGFEILYVIFPYINKGEKLKKCINVSFAAIILFYMYITFYVIGIFGYKETRLQLWPLLTVIKSINFPGFFIESLESLVIAIWTFAVFTTISAFQYAAVLSISKLIKAREHTYLVLPTIPIIYLMALIPDSIVEAYKFVKYVSDYLALFFIIILPILLYILMKIKNKEGKNNENN; encoded by the coding sequence ATGATAAAAAACAATGATAAAATATCAGAAAATCAAACTACAATTTTGCTATTTACCACAATATTAGGTGCAGGTATTTTGAGCCTTTCATCTGATGTGGCACAATCAGCCGGACCGGACAGTCTGATAGCGTTATTGCTTGGAGGTATAATAGCGTTATTTTTTGCAAGATTAATAGGACATATTGCTTCAAAGTTTCCAACCGAAACCTTTGTAGAGTATTCGGCAAAATTAGTTACAAAGCCTGTATCTGTCATTATAAGTATTATATTAACAGGATATTTTTTGATTTTTGTAAGCCTTGATTTGAGGATATTTGCTGATGTTTCAAAAGCTTATCTTTTAAATAATACTCCTGTGGAGATAATTATACTTACACTTATGTTTACCTCAGGCTATGTTGTAAGATATGGAATAGAACCGATTTCAAGGATGTCTGAAATTCTTTTCCCGATTATGGTTATCCCGCTTTTATTAATTTTTCTTCCAAGCATTGCGGATGTAGATTTGAGCAATTTTTTGCCGATATTAAGGACACCTCCGTTAGAATTATTAAAAGGGATTTTAAATACAACATACAGTTTTGTTGGCTTTGAGATTTTATATGTTATATTTCCATATATAAATAAAGGTGAGAAATTAAAGAAATGTATAAATGTATCCTTTGCTGCTATAATCCTTTTTTATATGTATATAACCTTTTATGTAATAGGTATTTTTGGTTATAAAGAAACGCGACTGCAGTTGTGGCCTCTTTTAACCGTTATTAAATCAATAAATTTTCCTGGATTTTTTATTGAAAGCTTGGAAAGCTTAGTTATTGCCATATGGACATTTGCTGTATTTACTACTATTTCGGCATTTCAATATGCTGCGGTATTAAGTATTTCAAAATTAATAAAAGCCAGAGAACATACATATCTTGTACTTCCTACTATCCCGATAATATATTTGATGGCTTTAATACCGGATTCAATAGTCGAAGCATATAAATTTGTTAAATATGTCTCAGACTATCTTGCACTGTTTTTTATAATAATATTACCAATATTGTTATATATCCTTATGAAAATCAAAAATAAGGAGGGAAAAAACAATGAAAACAATTAA
- a CDS encoding Ger(x)C family spore germination protein gives MKTIKIISIFIVCILFLTGCWDKVEIEDRAFVMTIGIDSSKELKNYVVTFQFPNIRMISTGTSGGGGGTGKPSFSISEVADTVFSASRHISTRLNKNLFLGHAKAIILGEDIVTNKNNFLEVVDTLERSYELSRKLHILVTPGRAQDIVLKNYKFDPNLGAYIEDIFKQYNKTSKFPNIDYNKVMKSLHETNGNAIIPKIIAGKDEIRISGSAIIKDYKLVGWLTDGENMGYMWLTGLVKGGDITFNMPLNNKSVKVPFNITNVIMRRDVEEQNGKIIYKIKYDIEGDVTECSFENRAMMFDTKVLNRMESKANLQIQQMINEALNRFQKDLKVDMIGVGDYIEKHDPSLWNKVKPQWSDIFPNIEVKTMVSTHIRRIGLYK, from the coding sequence ATGAAAACAATTAAAATCATATCTATATTTATTGTTTGTATATTATTTCTAACAGGTTGTTGGGATAAAGTGGAGATCGAGGATCGGGCATTTGTCATGACTATAGGAATAGATTCATCAAAGGAGCTGAAAAACTATGTTGTAACATTTCAATTTCCAAATATAAGGATGATTTCTACAGGAACAAGCGGTGGGGGCGGAGGTACCGGAAAACCGAGCTTTTCCATATCGGAGGTTGCGGATACGGTATTTTCTGCCTCACGTCATATAAGCACAAGATTAAATAAAAATTTATTTTTAGGTCATGCAAAAGCGATAATTCTCGGAGAAGATATAGTTACGAATAAGAATAATTTTTTAGAGGTAGTTGATACACTTGAAAGAAGTTATGAATTAAGCCGTAAGCTTCATATACTTGTTACACCCGGAAGAGCACAGGATATTGTATTAAAGAATTATAAATTTGATCCTAATCTGGGGGCGTATATTGAAGATATTTTCAAACAATATAATAAAACCTCTAAATTCCCAAATATAGATTACAATAAGGTTATGAAATCACTTCACGAAACCAATGGGAATGCTATTATACCAAAAATAATTGCGGGCAAAGATGAAATAAGAATATCAGGGTCAGCCATAATTAAGGATTATAAATTGGTCGGATGGCTTACCGATGGTGAAAATATGGGATATATGTGGTTGACAGGTCTTGTAAAAGGCGGAGATATAACATTTAATATGCCATTAAACAATAAAAGTGTAAAAGTTCCTTTTAACATTACAAATGTGATAATGAGGAGAGATGTTGAGGAACAAAATGGGAAAATAATTTATAAAATAAAGTACGATATAGAGGGAGATGTTACCGAATGCAGTTTTGAAAATCGTGCAATGATGTTTGATACAAAAGTTTTAAATAGAATGGAAAGCAAAGCAAATCTTCAAATTCAACAGATGATAAATGAAGCGCTAAATAGGTTTCAGAAGGACTTAAAGGTGGATATGATAGGAGTTGGAGATTACATTGAAAAACATGACCCGAGCCTGTGGAATAAAGTCAAGCCGCAATGGAGTGATATATTTCCGAATATTGAAGTAAAAACGATGGTTTCTACACATATAAGAAGGATAGGTTTGTATAAATAA
- the spoIIR gene encoding stage II sporulation protein R, with the protein MKKLISVMLIVIFALIVVLNKPQDTYAVKQDISNKLIRLHVIANSDSEQDQRLKLKVRDAVIMKMNSKFKGIENVNNSENLIKENLSEIQNIAQNVVYENGKAYKVKAMYGKFDFPTKYYGTITLPAGNYKALRIIIGNGAGKNWWCVMFPPLCFVDITHGLSSNETKEELKKYLSNDEIEMIETNKPKMKFKIAEIFQKYYDDIRMALK; encoded by the coding sequence ATGAAAAAATTAATTTCTGTGATGCTTATTGTTATATTTGCTTTAATAGTTGTTTTAAATAAACCACAAGATACATATGCGGTTAAACAGGATATTTCAAATAAATTGATAAGATTACATGTTATAGCAAACAGCGATTCAGAACAAGACCAAAGGTTAAAACTAAAGGTAAGAGATGCAGTAATCATGAAAATGAACTCCAAGTTTAAGGGAATTGAAAATGTGAACAACTCAGAAAATCTTATTAAGGAAAATCTTTCTGAAATACAGAACATAGCACAGAATGTTGTATACGAGAATGGGAAAGCTTACAAGGTTAAAGCTATGTACGGGAAATTTGACTTTCCTACTAAATATTATGGCACAATAACACTTCCCGCAGGGAATTATAAGGCACTGCGCATCATAATAGGAAATGGCGCAGGTAAAAACTGGTGGTGTGTGATGTTTCCTCCCCTCTGCTTTGTTGATATAACACATGGGCTGTCAAGTAATGAAACAAAGGAGGAACTTAAAAAATACCTGTCAAATGATGAGATTGAAATGATAGAAACGAATAAACCGAAAATGAAATTTAAAATCGCTGAAATATTTCAAAAATATTATGATGATATCAGAATGGCATTAAAGTGA
- a CDS encoding aminotransferase class I/II-fold pyridoxal phosphate-dependent enzyme — MRKYTQNDTPLFDALKNYVDENVWAFHVPGHKHGKGIEEFTDYVGKAVMEIDVNSMEDLDNLANPIGVIKDAHELAAKAFGADYAYFLINGTTSGIQAMIMAATEPGDKIIMPRNAHKSAFSALILAGVIPVYVYPDINEEFDIAMGITAEQVEEAIKLNPDAKAVLVLNPTYYGITSELKRIIELAHLNNMAVLCDEAHGSHFYFHPDLPPGGIQLGADIAALSIHKTGGSLTQSSLLISKGKRVDPLIIKSILSLTQSTSASYLLMASLDLARKQLATRGKEMLNKIIEITGYAKEEINGHNGLAALNKDDINKPSSLDPTKLVVNVSKTGMTGYEVMRLLRTEFHVQLEMADLSNIMAIISFGDDSESVKFLVNSLKKLTLNRRRGEELITGRILRPEVIVAPRDAYYGKNKSVLLEESAGEISAEMIMVYPPGIPMLCPGERITKDIIEKVKLLKKQHCQLQGMEDPNMEHIKVLGHNV, encoded by the coding sequence ATGAGAAAATACACACAAAATGACACACCCTTATTTGACGCACTGAAAAATTATGTAGATGAGAATGTATGGGCATTTCATGTTCCCGGTCATAAACACGGCAAGGGGATAGAAGAATTTACGGATTATGTAGGGAAGGCTGTAATGGAGATAGATGTTAACAGCATGGAGGACCTTGACAACTTGGCAAATCCGATAGGTGTTATTAAGGATGCCCATGAACTTGCAGCAAAGGCTTTTGGGGCCGATTATGCTTATTTTCTGATAAATGGAACAACCTCCGGTATACAGGCAATGATAATGGCAGCCACTGAACCCGGTGATAAAATCATAATGCCGCGGAATGCGCATAAATCAGCATTTTCCGCCTTAATATTGGCAGGTGTAATACCTGTATATGTATATCCGGATATAAATGAAGAATTTGATATAGCTATGGGGATAACCGCAGAACAGGTAGAAGAGGCGATTAAACTAAATCCTGATGCGAAGGCAGTCTTGGTACTTAATCCTACATATTATGGTATAACATCGGAGCTAAAAAGAATAATCGAATTGGCGCATTTGAATAATATGGCTGTACTTTGCGATGAAGCACACGGCAGCCATTTTTATTTTCATCCAGACCTTCCTCCTGGAGGTATACAGCTTGGCGCTGATATAGCAGCTCTTAGCATACATAAAACAGGGGGTTCTTTGACGCAGAGTTCTTTGTTAATATCTAAAGGAAAAAGGGTAGACCCCTTGATAATTAAATCAATATTAAGTTTAACACAGTCAACATCTGCATCATATTTATTGATGGCATCGCTTGATTTAGCCAGAAAGCAGCTCGCAACAAGAGGGAAAGAAATGCTAAATAAGATAATTGAAATTACAGGATATGCAAAGGAGGAAATAAATGGGCATAATGGTCTTGCAGCACTTAATAAAGATGATATAAATAAGCCTTCTTCTTTAGACCCGACGAAATTAGTGGTAAATGTAAGTAAAACAGGTATGACGGGTTATGAGGTAATGAGGCTTTTGAGAACGGAATTTCATGTTCAATTAGAAATGGCGGATTTAAGTAATATTATGGCAATTATAAGCTTTGGGGATGATAGTGAGTCTGTTAAATTTTTAGTTAATTCCTTAAAAAAATTGACTTTAAATAGAAGGAGGGGTGAAGAATTAATAACAGGCAGGATTTTACGCCCCGAGGTTATAGTGGCACCCAGAGATGCTTATTATGGGAAAAACAAATCCGTGCTTTTAGAAGAATCAGCAGGGGAGATATCAGCAGAAATGATAATGGTATATCCGCCGGGAATACCTATGCTGTGCCCGGGTGAAAGAATTACAAAGGATATAATAGAAAAAGTAAAACTTTTAAAAAAACAGCACTGCCAGCTTCAAGGTATGGAAGATCCTAATATGGAGCATATAAAAGTTTTAGGACATAATGTATAA